The Klebsiella sp. RHBSTW-00484 genome includes a window with the following:
- a CDS encoding XRE family transcriptional regulator, producing the protein MADKKESIVQFSERLKSIVPSGSGREFAKRAGIGYSTVHNYLQAVSSPTLENLVLLAKAGNVSVEWLATGKEFRDVTIKAAHESYNERVCKIPFYETNEFLFIDAEIFAFSLTKTEYLTALRVDTDVMEPTFTVGSVLVIDQSQKHLKESKVFVMRKGSSYLYKRVQIVSDGYRLNSDNDRYNEIVVTEKSLSGFDILGAVVLVLNYS; encoded by the coding sequence ATGGCTGACAAGAAAGAGAGCATTGTACAGTTCAGTGAAAGACTGAAATCGATTGTTCCCTCTGGTTCTGGACGGGAGTTCGCGAAGAGAGCTGGGATTGGGTACAGTACTGTACATAACTACCTTCAGGCAGTTTCAAGCCCTACCTTGGAGAATCTTGTACTGCTTGCTAAGGCTGGGAATGTATCAGTAGAATGGTTGGCTACGGGCAAGGAATTTCGGGATGTAACTATTAAAGCAGCACATGAAAGTTACAACGAAAGAGTATGCAAAATTCCTTTTTATGAAACCAATGAGTTCCTTTTTATAGATGCTGAAATTTTCGCGTTCTCCCTGACTAAAACTGAGTACCTAACTGCACTTCGTGTCGATACTGACGTAATGGAACCTACTTTTACGGTTGGTAGCGTGTTAGTCATAGATCAAAGCCAAAAGCATCTTAAAGAAAGTAAAGTGTTTGTGATGCGTAAGGGCAGCAGTTATTTGTACAAGAGAGTGCAGATAGTTTCTGATGGGTATCGCTTGAATAGTGATAATGACAGATACAACGAAATAGTCGTCACTGAAAAATCTCTTTCTGGTTTCGATATTCTGGGAGCGGTGGTGTTAGTACTGAATTATTCTTAG
- a CDS encoding helix-turn-helix domain-containing protein has protein sequence MSIHKQSGCQKKVQNASTENWHRADILAAIKKKGGTLAQLSRENGLHERTLYNALERHWPKGEQIIAAYIDVAVHVIWPERY, from the coding sequence ATGAGTATTCATAAACAATCAGGATGTCAGAAAAAGGTGCAAAATGCCAGTACTGAGAACTGGCATAGGGCCGATATACTTGCTGCTATCAAGAAAAAAGGAGGCACGCTTGCACAACTCTCAAGAGAAAATGGGTTACATGAGAGAACATTGTATAACGCTCTCGAAAGACATTGGCCTAAAGGAGAGCAAATTATTGCCGCTTATATCGATGTGGCAGTACATGTTATCTGGCCTGAACGTTATTAA
- a CDS encoding recombinase family protein translates to MRVWAYLRASTKQQDADRALNELEAFAHSHDLKVSKYFKENESGANLQRPQLFLLLEIAERGDILLCEQIDRISRLTGEDWKTLRALIESKGIRVVSLDLPTSHQLLKVQDEFTARMFEAMNSMMLDMLAAISRKDYEDRRRRQKQGIQKARSENRYKGRPIDQELHRRIAELLSDGKSWNKVQDLIGCSRATVAKVSKKMAITAL, encoded by the coding sequence ATGCGGGTATGGGCATATCTTCGAGCATCAACGAAACAGCAGGATGCTGACAGAGCATTAAACGAGCTAGAGGCATTTGCTCATTCACATGACCTGAAAGTATCAAAGTACTTCAAAGAGAATGAATCAGGTGCAAACCTACAGCGGCCTCAATTGTTCCTACTCCTGGAGATCGCTGAACGTGGCGATATTCTTCTTTGTGAACAGATTGACCGTATCAGTAGGCTTACTGGTGAGGACTGGAAAACTCTAAGGGCACTTATCGAATCAAAGGGGATCAGGGTCGTGTCATTGGATTTACCAACGAGCCACCAGCTTTTGAAAGTGCAGGATGAATTCACCGCTCGTATGTTTGAAGCAATGAATTCTATGATGCTTGATATGCTGGCAGCTATCAGCCGAAAGGACTATGAAGATCGGCGTAGGCGGCAAAAGCAGGGTATACAAAAGGCAAGGAGTGAAAATAGGTACAAGGGGCGTCCGATAGATCAGGAACTCCATCGCAGAATTGCTGAACTTTTGTCCGATGGTAAAAGTTGGAATAAAGTACAAGATTTAATCGGCTGCTCAAGGGCTACTGTTGCGAAAGTATCGAAAAAAATGGCAATTACAGCACTGTAA
- a CDS encoding dsDNA nuclease domain-containing protein: MAELHDVKPREQAGRDTLERYNAQIRAASIACLSILEGKDVKRVFCEFHDDFVIEKVIANDIHYTFVQVKTKEKLREIWKLRDVFGILKRKSKKNPQTDEMIRDSFVGKLLQHTINFEDSCKEVVFLTNTHIDEDIEDIVNDILSDSFSNTHCRLIIDSFNNCFISIQDGKKNLDIDAIKLNLKKLKFETDVEYIKSKHETFEILAKEKIFRFSEIELSHIEAKEILFSLLSLVNAKSSVKINNCSRKNLEVYSGIGIDDLLEVLSISKRAYYEFLDNGDEHALKSASVIERLLRKAGASDVEIDFFTRCKIKWDQWLRNNRHIISEFDYITIDREINSTLDKLTFMHGNLFLASLRDFINELHDSLHVNNLLHSLDKEALTGSLFARLVERSK, translated from the coding sequence ATGGCTGAGTTACATGATGTTAAACCAAGAGAACAAGCGGGAAGAGACACTTTAGAACGATATAATGCTCAAATTAGAGCAGCAAGTATCGCATGCTTGTCCATATTGGAAGGCAAAGATGTTAAACGTGTCTTTTGCGAATTTCATGATGACTTTGTGATTGAAAAAGTCATTGCTAATGATATTCATTACACTTTTGTACAAGTCAAAACCAAAGAGAAGCTGCGAGAAATATGGAAACTTCGAGATGTTTTTGGAATTTTAAAAAGAAAAAGCAAAAAAAACCCGCAAACGGATGAAATGATCAGAGATAGTTTCGTTGGAAAATTATTACAACATACAATTAACTTTGAGGACTCCTGCAAGGAAGTAGTCTTCCTTACAAATACTCATATTGATGAAGATATTGAGGATATCGTTAATGATATCTTATCTGACTCCTTTTCTAATACGCATTGCAGACTTATTATTGATTCATTTAATAACTGTTTTATATCAATTCAAGATGGTAAAAAAAACCTTGATATTGATGCAATAAAACTCAATCTCAAGAAATTAAAATTTGAAACCGATGTTGAATATATTAAGAGTAAGCATGAAACATTCGAGATACTTGCAAAGGAAAAAATATTTAGATTCAGTGAAATAGAATTATCACATATAGAAGCGAAGGAAATATTATTTTCTCTGTTGTCTCTTGTAAATGCAAAATCTAGTGTAAAAATCAACAATTGCTCAAGGAAAAATCTTGAAGTATATTCTGGTATAGGTATTGATGATCTTTTAGAGGTACTTAGTATCTCGAAACGTGCTTATTATGAATTTTTAGATAATGGGGATGAACATGCCCTTAAATCAGCATCTGTAATTGAGAGGCTATTGAGAAAAGCAGGAGCTAGCGACGTAGAAATAGATTTTTTCACAAGATGTAAGATAAAATGGGATCAGTGGTTAAGAAATAACAGACATATAATATCTGAGTTCGATTACATCACAATTGACAGAGAGATCAACTCAACTCTAGATAAATTGACATTTATGCATGGAAATTTATTTTTAGCAAGTTTAAGAGACTTCATTAATGAATTACATGATTCATTACATGTAAATAATTTACTTCACTCTTTAGACAAAGAGGCTTTGACTGGAAGTCTTTTTGCTAGGTTAGTTGAGCGTTCAAAATGA